The genomic stretch CGTCCCCCCGCTTCACGCCTGCCTGCTCCGCAGGGCTGCCAGGCTCGACGGAGGCCACGAGCGCGCCATAGGTCCGGTCCCATCCGAGCTGGGCCGCCAGCTGGGGAGGCAAGTTCACGGTCTCGATTCCCACCCACGCGGGGCGCACCTTTCCGAAGCGCGTCAGCTCCTCGACGATGCGCCGCACCTTGTCCGCGGGGATGGCGAAGCCGATGCCCTGGGCGCTGGCGAAGATGGCGGTGTTGATGCCGATGATCTCCGCGTCCACGTTGAGCAGGGGCCCGCCGGAGTTGCCCGGGTTGATGGCCGCATCCGTCTGGACGAAGTCGTTGTAGACGCGCCCGTCCTCGGCGCGGAAGGTGCGGCCCGTGGCGGACACCACGCCGGCGGTCACCGTCTTGGACAGGCCGAACGGGCTGCCGATGGCGATGACCGTCTCGCCGATCATCAGGTCCGAGCTCGTGCCCAGCTTCGCGGTGGGCAGTGGCTCGCGCGCCGTCACCTTGAGCACCGCGAGATCGTTGCCCGCGTCGCTGCCGAGCACCTCGGCATCCAGCGTCCGCCCATCCTCCAGGACGACGTGGATGGCGGAGGCCCCGCGGATGACGTGCTCGTTGGTGATGATGATGCCCGCCGCATCGACGATGACGCCGGTGCCCAGGCCTTGGATGCGCCGCCGCTCCTCGCGCCCGCTGAAGAAGTCCTCCAGCACGGAGCGCTGGCCCCCGCGGAAGCGCGACTCCACCTCCTGCTCGGTGCCGATGTAGACAACCGCGGGGGAGGCCTTCTGCACCACCTCGACGATGGCATCCCGGCGGCGGCCCATGTCGGCCTGGGCGCCCGAGGCCACCAGCAGCGCGGCCATCAACCACCACCCCTTACCCACGACTCTCATTCCGTACCTCCGTGCACACTGCCGTGCCTTGCGAACGACGGCTGGACTGTCGAGAACCACCCAGCATTCCCGGCCCCCCCCTGGATGCGAAGCGCAACGCTTGCATAAATCAAGAAATCGTCCGGAGCAGCGGGTTGCGGGTGCCCGCGCTGGGGGAGCGAGGAGTTGTCGAATGAGTCTCGTCCTGGTTGCGGACGATGAGCCGGCGGTGCTGGAAGTCCTCAGTCACGTAGTGGAAGACCTGGGCCACGACGTGTTGTGCGCCCGGGACGGGGAGGAAGCCTTCGGGCTGGCGAAAATCCGCAGGCCCCAGTTGGTGGTGACGGACCATGTCATGCCTCGGCTGAGCGGGCTGGAGCTGTGCCGGCGGTTGCGCGGGGATGAAGTCCTCAAGAGCGTGCCGGTCATCCTGCTGAGCGGGGTGCTGCCGCACGGGGCGCCCGAGGCCTCCGCGTTTCTCCACAAGCCCTTCGAGATCAACGACTTCGAGGCGCTCATCCGCCAGTCCCTGGCCCAGGTGCCGCCGCCACCGGCGGGGGCGGAAGCCCTGCCCGTGGAACAGCTGAGCCACTGGGTGGCGCAGACGCTCCAGGGCCCGCTGGCGGTGGCGCGCGAACAGCTTCAGCGGCTGAATGGGGCACTCCAGGTGGACCGGCAGGCGCTGATCACGCTGGGCGCGCAGCTGCGCTCGCTGGAGTTCGCCGGCCGGAACGTCCAGGAGGCGGCGCGCCTGGCCTCGGGCAACGTCATGTTGCAGCGGGTGCCGGTGGACCTGACGCCGTGCCTGCGGCTCGCGGTGGAGGCCTGCCAGGCGGAGCGGCCGGACCTGTCCGTGCGCCTCACCGTGCCCGGGGAGCCCGTGGTGGTGCGCTATGATCCCGAGCGCATCCACCAGGTGTTCGACGCGCTGCTGGCCAACGCCCTCCAGCGGGGGGCGGGGCAGGGCGAGGTCCGCGTGGAGCTGAGCGTGTCCAACACCATGGCGTCCGTGCGGGTGCGGGACGAGGGCCCGGAGCGCAAGGAGGGCGAGGGGCTGGGGCTGTACATCGCCTCGGAGCTGGCGCGCCTGCATGGCGGCGCGCTGTCCGTCGAGTCCCACCCCGGCAAGGGGGCCACCTTCAGCCTGCTCTTGCCGAGGGACTGAGTCAGGCGCGCTGGGACTTCAGCATCCAGCCGATCATCTTGTAGAGCAGCCGCGCGCCCACGTTGCCGTCCCACTCGCCGCCCTCGGGATCCGGGGCCACCTCGGTGAGATCGAACCCGACGATGGTGCGCCCCGAGCGGACCACGCCGGAGAGCAGGGCGATGGCCTCCGGGAAGGACAGGCCGCCGGGCACCGGCGTGCCCGTGTGGGGGCAGAGCACCGGATCCAGGCCGTCGATGTCGAAGGAGAGGTACACGTGCTCGGGCAGGTGGGAGATGATCTCGTCCACCTGCCGGTTCCAGGGCACGCCATCGAAGCGCCGCTGCTGAAGCGTGGCATCGAAGTAGGAGCGGATGCGGCCCTGGGAGTCCTGGATGACCTGGTTCTCCTCCTCGCTCATGTCGCGGACGGAGACCTGGACGAGCGACTTCACGCCCGGGATGCGCTTCACCACGTTGTACATGATGGAGGCGTGAGACCAGGTGAAGCCCTCGTAGGCGTTGCGCAGGTCCGCGTGCGCGTCGAGGTGGAGCACGCCCATGCCCGGGTACTTCTCGGCGTGGGCCTGGATGATGCCGTAGGAGATGGAGTGGTCCCCGCCGACGGCCCCCACGCGCTTGCCCTGCTC from Stigmatella aurantiaca encodes the following:
- a CDS encoding ATP-binding response regulator, giving the protein MSLVLVADDEPAVLEVLSHVVEDLGHDVLCARDGEEAFGLAKIRRPQLVVTDHVMPRLSGLELCRRLRGDEVLKSVPVILLSGVLPHGAPEASAFLHKPFEINDFEALIRQSLAQVPPPPAGAEALPVEQLSHWVAQTLQGPLAVAREQLQRLNGALQVDRQALITLGAQLRSLEFAGRNVQEAARLASGNVMLQRVPVDLTPCLRLAVEACQAERPDLSVRLTVPGEPVVVRYDPERIHQVFDALLANALQRGAGQGEVRVELSVSNTMASVRVRDEGPERKEGEGLGLYIASELARLHGGALSVESHPGKGATFSLLLPRD
- a CDS encoding agmatinase family protein, whose protein sequence is MATHFDPGAAAGADSGIFGLPHAPEEAHVVLVPVPFEATTSYGGGTSEGPAAVLQASRQVDLFDVETGRPYERGIALLPESEELRAWNTRAKARAQVVIEAGGVNPSQPELQAAADDVNQLCEKMNDTVYRTTKHWLEQGKRVGAVGGDHSISYGIIQAHAEKYPGMGVLHLDAHADLRNAYEGFTWSHASIMYNVVKRIPGVKSLVQVSVRDMSEEENQVIQDSQGRIRSYFDATLQQRRFDGVPWNRQVDEIISHLPEHVYLSFDIDGLDPVLCPHTGTPVPGGLSFPEAIALLSGVVRSGRTIVGFDLTEVAPDPEGGEWDGNVGARLLYKMIGWMLKSQRA
- a CDS encoding trypsin-like peptidase domain-containing protein; this translates as MRVVGKGWWLMAALLVASGAQADMGRRRDAIVEVVQKASPAVVYIGTEQEVESRFRGGQRSVLEDFFSGREERRRIQGLGTGVIVDAAGIIITNEHVIRGASAIHVVLEDGRTLDAEVLGSDAGNDLAVLKVTAREPLPTAKLGTSSDLMIGETVIAIGSPFGLSKTVTAGVVSATGRTFRAEDGRVYNDFVQTDAAINPGNSGGPLLNVDAEIIGINTAIFASAQGIGFAIPADKVRRIVEELTRFGKVRPAWVGIETVNLPPQLAAQLGWDRTYGALVASVEPGSPAEQAGVKRGDVVAEMGGSRIADAEDFDTRVRGYPARSSFGLTLFRERGTRSVQVTPVEFPSHLVETLAWERLGLRMKEVRGVLAIAALRPGSTAQEIGLEPGDVILRVNNQPVASLDAFREALLSARRGRSVLLLVRRGRYGYHVTLPFQGQRL